The Oncorhynchus nerka isolate Pitt River linkage group LG12, Oner_Uvic_2.0, whole genome shotgun sequence genome contains the following window.
gttctttggatgcaactcagcattctttgtcctccaaacatgacgagttgagtttttaccaaaaagttggaaagtctggatcatccaaatgctctctagcaaacatcAGACgttctggacatgtactggcttaagcagggggacatgtctggcactgcaggatttgagtccctggtggagtagtgtgttactggtggtaggctttgttactttggtcccagctctctgcagatcattcactaggtccccccgtgtggttctgggatttttgtgataaattgtgataattttgaccccacagggtgatatcttgtgtggagccccagattaagggagattatcagtggtcttgtatatcttccatttcctaattttaattttacctttattttactaggcaagtcagttaagaacaaattcttattttcaatgacggcctaggttccagtgggttaactgcctgttcaggggcagaacgacagatttgtaccttgtcagctcggggattcaaacttgcaacctttcggttactagtccaacgctctaaccactaggctaccctgccgccccacagcTACCCacattgctcccacagttgatttcttcaaaccaagctgcttacctattgcagattcagtcttcccagcctggtgcaggtctacaattttgtttctggtgtcctttgacagctctttggtcttggccatagtggagtttggagtgtgactgtttgaggttgtggacaggtgtctataatactgaaaacaagttcaaacaggtgccattaatacaggtaacgagtggaggacagaggagcctcttaaagacgttacaggtctgtgagcgccagaaatcttgcttgtttgtaggtgaccaaatacttattttctaccataatttgcaaataaattcataaaaaatcctacaatgtgattttctggatttttttcttctcattttgtctgtcatagttgaagtgtacctatggtgaaaattacaggcctctctcatctttttaagtgggagaacttgcacaattggtggctgactaaatacttttttgcctcactgtatatACTCTTATATTTAAAAgaaagtgctatctagaacctaaaagggttcttcggctgtccccataggataactatttgaagaacccttttttggttccaggtagaactattttgggttccatgtagaaccctttccacaaagggaaagaaccaaaaatggttctcctgtgtggacagccgaagaacccttttggaacctttttcCATATAACATGAGCTCTAACTTTTCTAAAATTCTTCAGAGAAACTGTAACAGATAATCTGTTACGTGTATCCGAAAGTTTAGAACTGAATAAAATAGAAGACGAATCTAAAAGGGGGTATGCGCCAAAACAGTTATTTAGCTAGCTCAGTCCCTGAGAAACTGTTTGTTGCTCTCTCAGTCCCTTTAGGGCGTACAGTTTGTGTAAGATGTACATAAGTGGAACCAGCTTTAACTCCTGATGCTGACATATATACATAGATgagtgcacacgcacacactcactcacacgtgcatgcacatacacacacagggtaGTAACCGATAGCCTTTCCGCCCTGCCTGGCAACACCCACCTCCAGAGCACTGAGGCACCAAATTAATCCTTCATCAGCCAGTTAATATAAAACAGATTAGTGATTTGTTAGCAAGCTGGTACTAAAGCTTTTTATTCACTTCTTTAGGAAGTTGTAgttgcccccccaaaaaaaaaatctgtttctaCCACAGACTTGGGGTGTTTAGATAAACATTTTTTATGGTAGTCGTAAGGGTGGAATCATTACGTAGAAcatgtttgtctgtctgtaagtTTAGAGCATCCCTACAGCTATGGAGCACAGCTGCATCTTTGAATTAAATGAAGGTTCAGGGACCCTTGATGATCTGCTTCTGTCAGGCTGAGTCCAGTGAATTAGCCCCCTCTATTGACACTTTTATTTAATGACAAACGTAAGGTAAAATAAGTCATGAGTGTATTGTGTTACTTATGAACTGACTGATTGGGTATTCTGTTCCTAAAAATGTGATTTGGTTAGACTCCTTAAGGGCACAAACGAGGGCCTTGACTGCCTGTCCAACTGTAAAGTATTTTCTAATGTTTAATTTAAAAAGAAACATGCATCTTCTTCAAACAGGTTTTGTTCTCACGGTTGTTGTCTTTTGTGGAGCGAGGGAAAAGTCGAAACATGTAAAACATCAATTGAGGCATCGCATGTAAAGTGCTTGTTGACCCTTACAATAATGTGGAACGTTCCCACAGTTTTTAGGGTGGACTAAAACTATATTCTGGTTAGGATATCTGACAATTTATGCAACCCATTGTGCTGCAAAAAAATATTTGGTCTCTAGAATAAAATTATACGGTATCCAATATTTGATCATACTTTTAGCAGCAGCAACTGAAAATCGCAGTGCTTTTTTAATTCCAAAACCAAATGTTGGGGGAACAATGTTGTACTCAGCCCCCATTGCAGAAACAGTCACTATAATGATGCTTGTCAAATGGAGTGTGACATTCCAGAGGTTCTCTGTGTGATCCCTAATTGCTTTCACAAAGTTCTGACGGTTCCTGGAGTTCTAACAACCCAATTAGTGAGTGACCCGCCTTTCGGTCCTTTCTGTCCTTCTGGGGCATGAGATTGAGGCTTGACCGTTTCTCACCATTCTTTGATCAGACAAGAGGACGATAAGACATCGGCTCATCCCCAAAGTCTGTTTGTGAAGTTGGATTTGTTTTTTTATCGAAGGTTCAAATTTGCCTTTTAGGTGGATTAGCCTACCGCTGAATCCAAGGTTTGATTGTTGAGCTGCCTGTTTGAGGTGCTTACATGAAAATGCTGTTCCTTCTCCTGTTGAATTGTGCCTGGGGCTTATTGCTCACAGATGACCTGGAAGGTGCCATCGAGGAGAATAAGGAGCTGGGCAAAGCCATTCTGGAGATGCTGCACATCAATAAGCTGTCTGCACCCCATGTGGCCAAACCACACCCCTACATGAGACAGGTCTATCAGCTTCTGGACACACAAGAGGCCGAGACTTGGGAAGCTCTGATGGAACCCTGGTGCAGAGTTTCCGGAGTGTTCTGGGTAGGAGCCTAACTTGAAACCGTTATACCGTAAATAAGATATTTTCCTGACATTGATTGTTCCTCATATAGAATTTGAACAATATGTTTAATGTCTTATTAGCTAGTGAAATTCCTGTTAGTCCTGAAAACAATTCTAGCTTGCAGTTAGCTAATATCAGCTTTATTATACCATAGTTGTTCCAGGTTGTGTATGTGATGTTATTAATTGATGCCTGTATTTTGTGTGTTCTGTGCTGTGAGCCAACTTTGGATGCAATCAACTAGATTGATTAAcatggtctctctttatgttcctTGGACCAAGCAGGCCCACCGCATGCCCCCGCAGGATGGATCTGGTTCAACGTCTCCCACCTGAAGCCTTCTATGGCCGTGGCTGAGCTCGTCCTGCTCCGCAAGACCCTCCACCCCGACCCCCTCAGTGTCACAGTGTCCCTGCACAGCCTGACCCAGGGTGCGAGTGGCCTGAGCGTGAGCCCTCCCCTCGAGGAGAGGATCCTGACCCTGGATCAGCTACCCCCGTCTGGCTATGACGTGTTCGACGTGTCCCCCTTCATGTTCTCCTCCATGCCTCTGGACGTGGTGGGCTTCCAGCTGCGCTACACGGACGAGAGTGGGAGCCTGGTGCTTCATGAGGCCCTGACCCAGAGCCTCTACTGCCTGGGAGGTGGCTCCCTCAGCGAGCCCCTGCTGGTGGTGTACCGGGCTAGGCCGCTTCGCCCCCAGACGACGGCTGCCACCAATGGGTTACGGCCTGAGCGGAGACAGCGCCAGCACTGCCGCACGAGGAGCCACGAGAGGAGGAGCCTCTTCCTGGCCAAACGAAATGGCTACAAGCGCCGCCGCTTTGATGCCAGCTCTGACCCACAGTGTCGGCTCTATCACCGCTATGTTGACTTCAACCAGGGCGATCTGGCAAACTGGATCCTACAGCCGTCAGGGTTCAATGCTACCTTCTGCAGGTGGGAACGTCACACAAACATACATTGAGTTCCAAAAGTatagggacaaattcacttatatgtttATTAAAgtaataaaaggttaaatatttGGTTCCCTATTCCTGGGACACAGTGACTACCTGTGACTCTAGCCTGTGACTCTACAAATTTGTTGGATTCATTGCTGTTTGttctggttgtgtttcagattattttgtgcccaatagaaatgaatggtaaataatgtattgtgtcattttggagtcccttttattgtaaataaaaacAGAATATGCTTCTTAacacattcatgtggatgctaccatgattacagataattctgaatgaatcgtgaataatgatgagtgagaaaatgACAGAAGCACAAATATCATACTTAACTTTGTACTACTTCAATACACGTACGTGAATTtgccccaatacttttggtcccctaaaatggggggactatgtacaaaaagtgatgTAGTTACTAAACGGTTCGACCAATATGGAtggaaataccctcaaattaaattGGACactctgcactttaacctcatagtcattgtataattttAAATCCAAAGTACTGGAGCCAAAATAATaacaaaatgtgtcactgtcccaatacttttgaagCTCACTGTAAATTATGACTTAACTACCCAAGTGATGATGTCATTGCAGTCACTTTTGCCCGCTGACTGGGTAGTGAAGTGATCATCCAGTACATAACCTTGGATGTGTTTATAATCAGAGCGTTATCCCATTTCAGAGGTACCTGCCACATTGGGAATTCAGAAGTGTCCATAGAAGGATTTAGACCAAGGAAAATAtcacctgaggagagatcagtgaATCGGTACGTGTTGAGAACTCCATATCCAGTATTCACTACAGATACTGTAGTAGCCTTTGTGTAGCTATTTGTTGACAATACTGCCCTACAAAGGCAAAACGCAGTAACTACACTTTGTCAAAATGTTGTTAAGACTGAAATTAGGCTTTGTAGTAtctgttttatcttgtgtcctGGTTCCATTATGTTCTGTTTCAAAGAAAATGGAGTTTGAAATTTTGAGTTTGAAAATCTAAGGAAAACCCAAGGAAAACAGCAGTAACTGaagttactgcacttttactttGTTTCACCATGTTTTGACTGCAGGTACCCGCTCTGCCATGCGAAGACAAAGAGCAGTAAATATGTAAAcagtgaaaataaaaaaaatggcttTAAAGTTATTTGCTGTCCAGACAAATACAATATGTCGTAGGTAGATAAGTGATAATGCACTGATGTATCATCTTATTAGGAAGTCCTTTTTATGCATATCAACCATGACCTATGACCCATAAATGAAATAAATGACCATACCAAGTCAAACAGAAAGACAACAAGAAAATTGGATAAACACATTTAGATTGTAGATATATGTATTTTTAAATATAAATGTTCTGCGTGATGAAATAGTCCTTACGTCATGGCGAAAAAAATGCTTGTGGGTTACTACAACAACATTCAATACATGgaaacacaactacataacaccattaagtATAGTTGGAATGTAGTTGGAACTCTCAAGCTGTTTCCATCAAACAGAAAAAACAAACAGAGTTGAATAAACACATTTAAATTGTAGATATTGCACTTTGCCTTTGCATGACCCATATAGTTGATAAGGTCAAATCAGTGGTCATGGTTGATGTGCATAAAACTTACTTCACAATAAGATGATACATCGGTGCATTAGCACTATCATCTTATTGTGAAGTAATTTACAACATAATTGGCTGGCTAGCAAAAAAACTTTAAAGCAATTTTTCTGTTTCACTGTTGGCGTAATTACTGCGTTTGGCCTTTGTCGAGCAGAATAGAC
Protein-coding sequences here:
- the LOC115138114 gene encoding LOW QUALITY PROTEIN: bone morphogenetic protein 4 (The sequence of the model RefSeq protein was modified relative to this genomic sequence to represent the inferred CDS: inserted 1 base in 1 codon), coding for MKMLFLLLLNCAWGLLLTDDLEGAIEENKELGKAILEMLHINKLSAPHVAKPHPYMRQVYQLLDXTRGRDLGSSDGTLVQSFRSVLGPPHAPAGWIWFNVSHLKPSMAVAELVLLRKTLHPDPLSVTVSLHSLTQGASGLSVSPPLEERILTLDQLPPSGYDVFDVSPFMFSSMPLDVVGFQLRYTDESGSLVLHEALTQSLYCLGGGSLSEPLLVVYRARPLRPQTTAATNGLRPERRQRQHCRTRSHERRSLFLAKRNGYKRRRFDASSDPQCRLYHRYVDFNQGDLANWILQPSGFNATFCRGTCHIGNSEVSIEGFRPRKISPEERSVNRSNCVPLELSSLTVMYRSETDDVIIQKFRDARAESCTCQPQAKP